The proteins below are encoded in one region of Scophthalmus maximus strain ysfricsl-2021 chromosome 4, ASM2237912v1, whole genome shotgun sequence:
- the si:ch1073-291c23.2 gene encoding uncharacterized protein si:ch1073-291c23.2, whose amino-acid sequence MSAVLYPASGPGGNNASLQSTTVGGSKPLHRFIKGQPKIVGVIVLVLGASFFIMSIAIMENGSGPYIYISLTIPPGFLQGALFIICGILYILTEHNPTKKTVTISLALSIVTILGALWTMLYIMPHLVHTLYYRQNGYVEVNVTETDDAVWTSNYLTMGESYQAIFLFYSFIGAIIFVVMSALAGAALRSTKSQAIVVMTTAPTETAVE is encoded by the exons ATGTCTGCTGTGCTCTACCCTGCGAGTGGACCAGGTGGGAACAATGCCAGTCTTCAAAGCACCACAGTGGGAGGCAGCAAACCTTTACACCGCTTCATTAAAGGGCAACCCAAGATCGTTGgc GTCATTGTGTTGGTCTTGGGTGCATCTTTCTTCATCATGTCAATTGCAATCATGGAAAACGGCTCCGGTCCATACATCTACATATCCCTCACCATCCCGCCTGGCTTCTTGCAGGGAGCACTG tTCATCATATGTGGGATTCTGTATATTCTGACAGAGCACAATCCAACCAAGAAAACA GTCACCATATCATTGGCCCTGAGCATTGTGACGATACTGGGAGCACTTTGGACGATGTTGTACATCATGCCCCATTTAGTACACACCCTGTACTACAGGCAGAATGGATATGTTGAAGTCAATGTCACAGAGACTGATGATGCAGTATGGACATCAAATTACTTG aCCATGGGAGAGAGCTATCAGGCGATCTTTTTATTCTACAGTTTCATTGGTGCAATTATTTTCGTTGTAATGTCAGCTCTGGCCGGGGCTGCGCTGCGTTCCACAAAGAGCCAG gCCATTGTAGTGATGACCACTGCACCAACTGAAACTGCAGTTGAATGA